One genomic window of Cupriavidus malaysiensis includes the following:
- a CDS encoding NAD(P)H-dependent oxidoreductase, with protein MIEPPVLVIYAHPLPRHSRINRPLAAALARLPGVTMHDLYARYADYDIDVVAEQRALAMANTVVFQFPVRWYSVPPLLKLWIDEVLEMGWAYGPGGTALRGKSLLVVASAGGSADAYSPQGSHGHEIERFLLPLEQTARLCGMDWLEPLLLLDANAADAATLAGHIDRVSACLGGHARVPGKEAVHESA; from the coding sequence ATGATCGAGCCGCCTGTCCTCGTGATCTACGCCCATCCCCTGCCGCGCCATTCGCGGATCAACCGCCCGCTGGCCGCCGCGCTGGCCAGGCTGCCTGGCGTGACGATGCACGATCTGTACGCCCGTTATGCCGACTACGACATCGACGTGGTGGCGGAGCAGCGCGCCCTGGCCATGGCCAATACCGTGGTGTTCCAGTTTCCGGTGCGCTGGTACAGCGTGCCGCCCTTGCTCAAGCTATGGATCGACGAGGTGCTGGAGATGGGCTGGGCCTATGGTCCGGGCGGCACCGCGCTGCGCGGCAAGTCGCTGCTGGTGGTGGCCAGCGCCGGGGGCAGCGCCGATGCCTATTCCCCGCAGGGCAGCCACGGCCACGAGATCGAGCGCTTCCTGCTGCCGCTCGAGCAGACCGCGCGGCTGTGCGGCATGGACTGGCTGGAGCCGCTGCTGCTGCTCGACGCCAATGCGGCCGATGCCGCGACCCTGGCGGGGCATATCGACCGGGTCTCGGCCTGCCTGGGCGGCCATGCCCGGGTACCGGGCAAGGAGGCCGTGCATGAATCCGCATGA
- a CDS encoding GNAT family N-acetyltransferase yields the protein MNPLELSKAVGAVTDEDIRKAAEAAQAAQRPTILVRELAAHHRSRLLKHFLALGEEDRLLRFGQSVGDHVVEAYVDSIDFDHDSVFGVYDEHLELVGVGHFANLRDNAQGRVAEFGVSVSRSARGRGIGSALFERAAMHGRNTSVRTLYMHCLSRNAAMMHIAKKAGMKVQYAYGEADAYLELPPADTVSRLTEALDEQVADLDYLVRRNLRDARRFGLRFWRSMVPQKHTA from the coding sequence GTGAATCCGCTCGAACTGAGCAAGGCCGTCGGAGCCGTCACCGACGAAGACATCCGCAAGGCAGCCGAGGCCGCACAGGCCGCGCAGCGCCCCACCATCCTGGTGCGGGAACTGGCAGCGCATCATCGCTCGCGACTGCTGAAGCATTTCCTCGCCCTCGGCGAGGAGGATCGCCTGCTCCGTTTCGGCCAGTCGGTGGGCGACCATGTGGTCGAGGCCTACGTGGACAGCATCGACTTCGACCACGACTCGGTCTTCGGCGTCTATGACGAGCATCTGGAGCTGGTCGGCGTCGGGCACTTCGCCAACCTGCGCGACAACGCCCAGGGCCGCGTGGCGGAGTTCGGCGTGTCGGTCTCGCGCAGCGCGCGCGGACGCGGCATCGGCAGCGCGCTGTTCGAGCGTGCCGCCATGCACGGGCGCAACACCAGCGTGCGCACGCTCTACATGCACTGCCTGTCGCGCAACGCCGCCATGATGCACATCGCCAAGAAGGCGGGCATGAAGGTGCAGTACGCCTATGGCGAGGCCGACGCCTACCTGGAACTGCCGCCGGCCGACACCGTCAGCCGCCTGACCGAAGCGCTGGACGAGCAGGTCGCCGACCTCGACTATCTGGTGCGCCGCAACCTGCGCGATGCGCGCCGCTTCGGGCTGCGCTTCTGGCGCTCGATGGTGCCCCAGAAGCACACGGCCTGA
- a CDS encoding Lrp/AsnC family transcriptional regulator codes for MSKVELDKIDRKILEVLQTNGRLTNLEVAERVNLSPSPCLRRIRRLEEIGVIRQYAALLEPGKIGLGLLAYINVRLEKHGGAPKGKAPLEQFRAAIEVWPEVVACHTMTGEMDLLLKVYVENMEHFARFMNEQLLAHPAVIDVRSSFALESIKDTTALPVGSTGST; via the coding sequence GTGAGCAAGGTGGAGCTTGACAAGATCGACCGGAAGATTCTGGAGGTGCTCCAGACCAACGGCCGGCTGACCAACCTGGAAGTGGCGGAACGGGTCAACCTATCGCCCAGCCCATGCCTGCGGCGCATCCGCCGGCTGGAGGAGATCGGCGTGATCCGCCAGTATGCGGCGCTGCTCGAGCCGGGCAAGATCGGCCTGGGCCTGCTGGCCTATATCAACGTGCGGCTCGAGAAGCATGGCGGCGCGCCCAAGGGCAAGGCGCCGCTGGAGCAGTTTCGCGCCGCCATCGAGGTCTGGCCCGAGGTGGTGGCCTGCCACACGATGACGGGGGAGATGGATCTGCTGCTGAAGGTGTACGTGGAGAATATGGAGCATTTCGCCCGCTTCATGAACGAGCAGCTGCTGGCGCATCCGGCGGTGATCGACGTGCGCTCCAGCTTTGCGCTGGAAAGCATCAAGGACACGACGGCCTTGCCGGTCGGCAGCACCGGCAGCACCTGA
- a CDS encoding EF-hand domain-containing protein produces MQGKKMKQNIQRFLAASAVFLVTGAAFAQSAVDPAASAADGAKPMMGMDMGHHRDGLGWLDAADANGDGAVTKAEFDALFRRIDTNHDGKIDKAEAQAFRKAMWEQRRAKMEARFEARFKAADKNGDGALTREEVQAGLPRLAPHFDQLDANHDGKLTLDEIRAGMRKMHEARMQRWQHRQDGGGQPVPGGATTPSGG; encoded by the coding sequence ATGCAAGGCAAGAAGATGAAGCAGAACATTCAGCGATTTCTGGCGGCATCGGCTGTTTTCCTGGTGACGGGGGCCGCTTTCGCCCAGAGCGCTGTCGACCCCGCCGCGTCGGCGGCCGATGGTGCCAAGCCGATGATGGGCATGGATATGGGCCACCATCGCGATGGCCTCGGCTGGCTCGATGCCGCCGACGCCAACGGCGATGGCGCCGTCACCAAGGCGGAGTTCGATGCCTTGTTCCGGCGCATCGATACCAATCACGACGGCAAGATCGACAAGGCTGAGGCCCAGGCCTTCCGCAAGGCGATGTGGGAGCAGCGGCGGGCCAAGATGGAAGCCCGTTTCGAGGCCAGGTTCAAGGCTGCCGACAAGAACGGCGACGGTGCCCTGACACGGGAAGAGGTGCAAGCCGGACTGCCGCGCCTGGCGCCTCATTTCGACCAGCTCGATGCCAATCACGATGGCAAGCTGACGCTGGACGAGATCCGCGCCGGCATGCGCAAGATGCACGAGGCGCGCATGCAGCGCTGGCAGCATCGCCAGGATGGCGGCGGGCAGCCGGTGCCCGGTGGCGCGACCACGCCGTCGGGGGGCTGA
- a CDS encoding general secretion pathway protein, translated as MQLSIRPPLRIAPPGAWLPRLAGVALFVALCALATWWVLRLAALNTIPVPQSARVVQSEAVESGALGTLFGGSAQSGVRDVQLIGVVADIDNGAGAAIVSLDGGPPKAVRAGAVLSPQLRLVEIRGRAVVIERNGVRQEVLLPVQSGAVPARGAAAQPAPPAGAAAPIQTLPAAVPQPANPPAVPPPAQVEHGSEPGAAKD; from the coding sequence GTGCAACTCTCGATCCGGCCCCCCCTGCGCATCGCACCTCCCGGCGCCTGGCTGCCGCGCCTGGCAGGCGTGGCCCTGTTCGTCGCGCTATGCGCCCTGGCCACCTGGTGGGTGCTGCGGCTGGCCGCGCTGAACACGATTCCGGTGCCGCAGAGTGCGCGCGTGGTCCAGAGCGAGGCGGTCGAGAGCGGGGCGTTGGGCACCTTGTTCGGCGGCTCTGCGCAATCCGGCGTGCGAGACGTACAACTGATCGGCGTGGTGGCCGACATCGACAATGGCGCCGGCGCGGCGATCGTCTCGCTGGACGGCGGTCCGCCCAAGGCCGTGCGCGCCGGTGCCGTGCTGTCGCCTCAGTTGCGCCTGGTCGAGATCCGCGGCCGTGCGGTGGTCATCGAGCGCAACGGCGTGCGTCAGGAGGTGCTGCTGCCGGTGCAGTCCGGCGCGGTGCCCGCGCGTGGCGCGGCGGCGCAGCCGGCTCCGCCGGCGGGGGCCGCGGCGCCGATCCAGACCCTGCCGGCAGCCGTGCCGCAGCCAGCCAATCCGCCGGCGGTGCCGCCGCCTGCGCAGGTCGAACACGGTAGCGAGCCCGGGGCGGCCAAGGACTGA
- the gspG gene encoding type II secretion system major pseudopilin GspG: MQRFASASLARRPGTRRQRGFTLIEIMVVIVILGVLAALVVPKIMSRPDEARIVAARQDISSIMQALKLYRLDNGRYPTTEQGLAALVSKPTVEPVPNNWKGGGYLEKLPKDPWGHPYQYLNPGVRSEIDVFSFGADGQAGGSGNDADIGNWE, encoded by the coding sequence ATGCAACGATTCGCCTCTGCTTCCCTCGCCCGCCGCCCCGGCACGCGCCGCCAGCGTGGCTTTACCCTGATCGAGATCATGGTGGTGATCGTGATCCTCGGCGTGCTGGCCGCCCTGGTCGTGCCGAAAATCATGAGCCGCCCGGACGAGGCCCGCATCGTGGCCGCGCGCCAGGACATCTCGTCCATCATGCAGGCGCTGAAGCTCTACCGCCTGGACAACGGGCGCTACCCGACCACCGAGCAGGGGCTTGCTGCCCTGGTCAGCAAGCCCACCGTCGAGCCGGTGCCCAACAACTGGAAGGGCGGCGGCTACCTGGAGAAGCTGCCCAAGGATCCCTGGGGCCATCCCTACCAGTACCTGAATCCGGGCGTGCGCAGCGAGATCGACGTGTTCAGCTTCGGCGCCGACGGCCAGGCCGGCGGCAGCGGCAACGACGCCGATATCGGCAACTGGGAATAA